The Primulina tabacum isolate GXHZ01 chromosome 7, ASM2559414v2, whole genome shotgun sequence genome includes a window with the following:
- the LOC142551417 gene encoding LOW QUALITY PROTEIN: ATP synthase delta chain, chloroplastic-like (The sequence of the model RefSeq protein was modified relative to this genomic sequence to represent the inferred CDS: deleted 1 base in 1 codon), which translates to MAAAALQQTPITYQSRSLPSSQLQSTRKIEFSLSTLLLPKLTLKSRQFRRRTGGGGSSGSRMAESAAGSYANALADVAKSNNTLDLTNSDLESIDKVFSDEAVVNFFINPTVTDEDKGKIVDEIAKKSKLQPHVANFLNILVDMKRIDMIREIIKEFDVVYNKLTETELAVVSSVVELESQHLAQIAKSVQKLTGARNVRIKTKIDPTLVAGFTIRYGNSGSKLVDMSVKKQLEEMAVQLDLGDIQLAV; encoded by the exons ATGGCAGCCGCCGCCCTTCAGCAAACTCCAATCACTTACCAATCTCGTTCGCTGCCGTCTTCGCAATTGCAATCCACGCGAAAGATCGAGTTCTCCCTCTCAACCCTACTCCTCCCCAAGCTAACCCTGAAATCGCGACAATTCCGCCGCCGCACTGGTGGAGGGGGTTCCTCCGGTTCTAGAATGGCCGAATCCGCCGCCGGAAGCTACGCCAATGCTCTGGCCGACGTGGCCAAATCCAACAACACACTCGACCTAACCAACTCGGACCTCGAATCGATCGACAAGGTCTTCTCCGACGAAGCGGTGGTGAATTTCTTCATAAACCCCACGGTCACGGATGAGGATAAGGGCAAAATCGTCGACGAGATAGCCAAGAAGTCGAAGCTGCAGCCT CACGTGGCGAATTTCCTCAACATCCTGGTGGACATGAAGAGGATAGATATGATCAGGGAAATAATCAAAGAATTCGATGTTGTTTACAACAAATTGACGGAGACGGAGCTGGCGGTGGTGAGCTCGGTGGTGGAGTTGGAGTCGCAGCATCTAGCGCAGATCGCGAAGAGCGTGCAGAAATTGACGGGGGCGAGGAACGTGAGGATCAAAACCAAGATCGACCCGACACTGGTAGCCGGGTTCACGATCCGGTACGGGAATTCGGGTTCGAAATTGGTCGACATGAGCGTGAAGAAGCAGCTAGAGGAGATGGCAGTGCAGCTAGATCTTGGAGACATTCAACTAGCTGTgtaa
- the LOC142551418 gene encoding uncharacterized protein LOC142551418: MSNLRAVCRPQVVFSSMTCCCRLITRVTSIESSSNNFRVRLYSPVFAVWFDRLGQQRKNGPRMRLNQHRRMVATRASDWTDDKSPYETLELERDADEEQIKIAYRRLAKFYHPDVYDGRGTLEEGETAEARFIKIQAAYELLVDGEKRRQYDTDNRVNPMKASQAWMEWLMKKRKAFDQRGDMAIAAWAEQQQLELNLRARRLARSKIDPEEERKILVKEKKAFLENSNSTLRRHTLVLRKRDLMRRKAEEEKKKIIGQLLAAEGLELEDELDEDDNL, translated from the exons ATGAGCAATTTGAGAGCGGTATGTAGACCCCAGGTTGTGTTCTCTTCGATGACTTGCTGCTGCAGATTGATTACTAGGGTTACGTCGATTGAAAGCTCTAGCAACAATTTCAGGGTTCGCTTGTATTCACCGGTTTTCGCTGTTTGGTTTGATAGATTGGGGCAGCAGAGAAAGAATGGGCCGAGGATGAGATTGAATCAGCATAGGAGGATGGTGGCTACCAGAGCTTCTGATTGGACCGACGATAAATCCCCATACGAAACTCTTG AATTGGAAAGGGATGCAGATGAGGAGCAAATAAAGATAGCATATAGGCGTCTGGCCAAATTCTATCATCCTGATG TGTATGATGGTAGAGGAACTTTGGAAGAAGGGGAAACGGCTGAAGCACGATTTATAAAGATTCAGGCTGCGTATGAGCTTCTTGTTGATGGTGAGAAAAGGAGGCAATATGATACTGATAACCGTGTGAACCCGATGAAG GCATCTCAAGCATGGATGGAGTGGCTTATGAAGAAGAGGAAAGCATTCGACCAGAGAGGAGATATGGCCATTGCAGCTTGGGCTGAGCAACAGCAGCTGGAATTGAATCTACGAGCACGTCGCCTTGCTCGATCAAAG ATTGACCCTGAAGAAGAAAGGAAGATACTGGTGAAAGAGAAAAAGGCATTCTTGGAGAACTCTAACAGCACTCTAAGACGCCATACCCTTGTTCTTCGAAAAAGGGATCTAATGCGGAGAAAGGCagaagaggagaagaagaagatcATCGGCCAGCTTCTGGCAGCAGAGGGTCTTGAACTTGAAGATGAACTGGATGAAGATGACAACTTGTAG
- the LOC142550709 gene encoding uncharacterized protein LOC142550709, producing MSSSDSDSESSSLGGTEGFSESSESSRSSRSSESSQSKISLADPDFTVDPPEEEVTTHSRPGKEVRHVTQQMNISNADNLWYGHLSSHIPSGSEPKLRTLWHIPSSHQIIIPSPEDRPYLAPKGYYTFFQHHFDAGLRFPLCDFFQELSKYYQVHLGLLTPNAFRLISCFAVLFRALGLPLNCTTFSYFLVLSRSKDGPFYVTSRSGHKLFDGAPNHVKDWKKYFFFVQPPKELTCFTDWYPVFTKPKLSKSYKKDEEYLQIMSVLGDRCFNIPKLLSEDLLCHAGLSPVKIKLKENAGTRVMNALFLRELSKTKAGGSSSVSQKSITPVVTMGPKGDCSAAEKKKTGSCSTTAKKPASSPSSPTAAKKKKAGSSSSASERASSPPPRAKSPPPSGKQNASTDLSPSAPQHGKRKISEISVVSVSSPEGSEPDEEPPLASAVHPLYTSDSAIVGRGPTPLAQKIMYQLPSDADAAFMGSLGWSDLLRRTCSSVTEVYFSL from the exons ATGTCTTCTTCCGATTCCGATTCCGAGTCTAGTTCTTTGGGTGGTACTGAGGGGTTTAGCGAGTCTAGCGAGTCCAGCAGGTCTAGCAGGTCCAGCGAGTCTAGCCAGAGTAAGATTTCCCTAGCCGATCCTGATTTTACCGTTGATCCTCCTGAGGAGGAAGTCACCACTCATAGTCGTCCGGGTAAGGAAGTTCGTCACGTGACCCAACAAATGAACATATCTAACGCAGACAACTTGTGGTATGGTCATTTGTCATCCCACATCCCTTCCGGTAGCGAGCCAAAACTTAGAACTTTATGGCACATTCCTTCCTCCCACCAGATTATCATTCCTAGCCCAGAGGACCGGCCCTATCTAGCCCCTAAGGGCTATTATACCTTCTTTCAGCATCACTTTGATGCAGGTCTCCGTTTCCCTTTGTGCGATTTCTTCCAAGAATTAAGCAAGTACTACCAGGTGCATTTAGGTTTACTCACGCCCAATGCTTTCCGTTTGATAAGCTGTTTCGCTGTGTTATTCAGAGCTTTAGGCCTCCCTTTGAATTGCACCACTTTTTCCTACTTCTTAGTTTTGTCCAGGTCAAAAGATGGACCTTTCTACGTAACCTCCCGGTCTGGCCACAAACTGTTCGATGGGGCCCCCAATCATGTGAAGGACTGGAAAAAATACTTCTTCTTTGTACAGCCACCCAAAGAATTGACTTGCTTTACCGATTGGTACCCTGTCTTCACTAAACCCAAACTTTCCAAGAGTTATAAGAAAGATGAGGAGTACCTACAGATAATGAGTGTACTAGGAGATCGATGCTTTAACATTCCCAAACTTCTATCTGAGGATCTCCTATGTCATGCCGGGTTAAGTCCCGTTAAAATTAAGCTGAAGGAGAATGCTG GTACTAGAGTCATGAACGCCCTATTTCTCCGTGAACTTTCCAAGACAAAGGCCGGgggttcttcatcagtttcCCAGAAATCCATTACCCCGGTAGTCACGATGGGCCCAAAGGGagattgttctgctgctgagaaaaagaaaacaggTTCCTGTTCTACCACCGCGAAGAAGCCTGCTAGCTCCCCTAGCTCCCCTACTGCTgcgaagaagaagaaggcaggctcctcctcctccgcctCAGAGCGAGCCTCCTCGCCACCTCCTCGCGCCAAGTCCCCTCCTCCGTCTGGTAAGCAAAATGCATCCACTGATCTTAGCCCGTCAGCCCCTCAGCATGGCAAACGCAAGATTTCTGAGATTTCTGTCGTATCGGTCTCTTCTCCAGAGGGGTCCGAGCCCGATGAGGAGCCTCCCCTCGCATCGGCGGTGCATCCTCTATACACTTCGGATTCGGCCATCGTGGGGCGGGGTCCTACTCCTCTAGCTCAGAAGATAATGTATCAGCTTCCTTCCGACGCCGATGCAGCGTTCATGGGTTCACTGGGGTGGTCAGACCTCCTCCGCCGGACATGCAGCAGTGTCACCGAGGTATACTTCTCCTTATAA